The Myxococcales bacterium genomic interval CTGCGTGGCGCCGGCCAGCCGGCCCTCGTTTTTGAAAATCAGGATGTACTTGAGCCGCACGTCGTTCTGCAGATCGCGGATCCGGTCGCGGTAGGCCCGCATCACCAGCTCGATCTCGTGCTCGTTGAACGCGGCGAAATCGCGCCGGCCGTCGCGCGTCTCGATGATCACCTCGTGCGCGCCGATGCCCGACATCTTGTCGTAGAGGCCGACGCCCTCGCGGGTCAGTTCGCCTTCCACCCGCAGCGCCGGAAACTTGTTGGGGATCACGCGCATGATCCAGGGCCGCTCGGGCTGACTGTCGTCGCGGTAGGTCAGGATGTCCGGCGGCGTCAGGTGTTCGTTGCCCGGCGCGAACGGATCCACCTCCAGTTGCGGCGGCTCCGGTTCGAGACTCAGGCCCAACGGACGCTTGGCCCGCTCATCGGAAATGATCACCCAGCGACCGGTAATCGGGTCCTTGCGCAACTCGTGCATAGTGCTTGTTCCATTCCCTGGGGAACCTCGCGGTTCCGCGTATTTACATCCGTTTCCAACCGACGCCGTGGGCCGCGCGAACGGCCGTCGTCCCGCCACGCCGGCGAATTACCGCCTTTCCGTCATTGAAATTTCCACCGTCAGGGTCCGCGCTTCGCCTTGCCGCAGGAAGAAGCGGTTGGAGAGCGCCACCGCGGTTCCTTGATAGGTGCGCTCGAACCCGCCTTCGCTCTGGCTGACGGTCTCCACCGGGAAGTGCCACAACTCGAACGGGTCGGGGCTGCGGAATTCCGCCCGCAGGTTCTGCCAGTCATCGTGGACGGCGAAGGCCGACACGCTTTCGTGCAGGCCGCTTTCGTTCATTTTGAATTGCTTTTCGCCCACCGCCAGCCAGCGGTCCGGCGCGTCGGCCGCCAACAGGGTCAGGTTCCATTGGCGGGCGAGCCAGAATTCGAGGTCGCCGCCGTGATTGGTGACGGTGGTGGCGACGCTCATCGCCGCGCGGTCCAGCGGAATGACGAACCGCTTGTGCAGCGTGACCGGCGTCTTGACGCCGCCCGGATACAGGCCGCCCTGGCGCTCGAATTCGACGACCAGTTCGTCGCCCTCGCGCGCGGCGCGCAGCACGCGGAAGGGTTGATTGATGAAGTCGCCCAGCTCGCCGTAGCGGCAGGTGGCGAAGCTGGCGGCGTTCGACCACGGCGCCAGGAAGTGGTCCAGTGAACTGTAGCGCGTGAACCAATCGTAGAAGAGGAGGTTGGCCAGCCCTTCTTCCTTGGTGCGCACGATGTCGTGAATGCTTTTCGGCTGCCCGTTGGTCGTCGGCGTGATGGTGATCTTGTCGTGATAAATTTCGCGCCGGCGGGTGAGGACGTCGGTCAGGTTGTGGCCGGTGCGGCGATCGACGAATTCGTAGACGCTGCCGCCGTATCCCGGCTTGAGCACGACCAGCAGGTGCGGCGTGTCGATCACGATCTCCGGCACGCCGTCGCCGTCGTGATCGACCGTCTCGAGGTTGGGCAGGCCGAGGATTTGATCGGCCTTCTTTTCCGCCGCGTACAGTTCGCTGGCGACGCCGCGGCGCAGATAGTTGAGATACAGGCCACCGAACAGGCCGTGCCAGTAGGCGCAATTGCATTGGCCGCGCAGGGCGTCGCGGCGCGCGGCCAGCGCCGCCGGATCCTGCGGCGCTTTTTTCAGCGCGGCGACCGTCTTGCGCGAGGCGCGGACCATGCGTTTGTGCAGGCGGTTGGCTTCCTGATATTTCGAAAGGAAATTGTCCCAGAAGCCGCCGCGGATGAACGGGGAAATGTGTTCCCAGGAGCCGTCGCGCTTGGCCTCCTGGTGCAGCTTGTTCAGTTCGATGCCCGCGTCGACCGGCAGCGACCACTCGGTCATTTCATGATAGCTGGCCGTCGGCAGGTACATCCGGCCCGTCGGCGGATCGTTGTCGAGCACGGTGGAAAAATGCACGGTTTCCAGGTCGCCCGATTCCTCGACCGCGGTGAGAAATTTCTCGAGCCAGCCCTTTCCGTAGACCCATTCGTAGGTTTCCGGCCAGACGCCGAATTTTTCACCGTCGTCGGCGTAGGTCGCCACGGGATTGTTGAAGCGGTTTTTCAGGTCGCGCAGGTAGGCGACGATCTTGTCGGGCATGTCGAAGGGGATCTTGTAGCGCAGTACGCGGTCGATCGGGAAAATGGCCGTCGTGTAGCCGTGCCGCTCGGTGACGTAATAGCCGATGATTTTTTCCTTGGGGATGCCGGCGAAACGGAAATGGGTTTCGTCGACGATGGTGAATTCCACACCGGCCTGCCGCAGCAGGACGGGCAGGGAAGGCTCCCAAATGCGCTCGGTCAGCCAGATACCGCGCACGTTGTGCCCGAGCCGTCGCTTCGCCCAATCGTTCATCAGCGTGAGCTGCTCGACGGCGTCGTCGAAGGGGACGGCGGAGAGAATCGGCTCGTAAAAGCCGCCGCCGAGGATTTCGACCTGGCCGTTTTCGACCAGTTCCGCGAGGCGATCCACGTATTCGGGATGATTCTGCTCGATCCATTCGAGCAGGCAACCGCTGTGATGCAGCGAGGTGCGGATGGTCGGATGAAGCTTCAGAATTTCCAGAAAGGGCCGGTAGCATTTTTCGTAGGCGTCTTCCAGGACGTGGCCGAAATTGCCGACCGGCTGGTGATCGTGGATGCCGAAAGTCAGGCGAATCTTGTCATTCTGCAATTTATACGCTCCAGTTGATGCTGTCGTAATTGCGGTCGGGAACCTTCAGATTGATCCGGCCGTTTTTCGGGAAGCGGTCTTCCTCCACGCTGCCTTTCATGATCCGGACCACGAAGGAAAGGGGATCGCCGGCGGCGATCTGCAGGAACGAGATGGGCAACGCCAGTTCGATGATTTCCTGCATGCCCAGTTCGTGGTGTTCGCCGATGCTGCGCCAATCCTCGCCGGAATCGGGCGCCCAGATCTGGTAGCGGGTCGCCGCCCGGGCGCCGAAGCGCAAGGGGAAGCGGATTTGCCGCTCGACGCGGCCGGCGATCTGCACTTGCACCTGCAATTCGCTGCCGAAGGCCAGCAGTTCGTCGGACGGGTCGAGCCGCAGGTAAAGTTTTTGTTCGTCGAAGCCGAACATCAACCGCGCCAGCAGGTTCTTCGAAAGGTGCATGCTGCCGCGGACGCGGGTCAGGTCGATGTAGCCGGCGTCGGCCCATTCGTAGAAATTGGTGATGTGGCCGTCGATCGTCGGGTGCAACAGGGCGAGCGGCTGGGTGATCAGCAGGTTCGCCTTGTCGACGTGAATCGGCTCGGACAGCACCGCCGGCGGGTTCTCGTCGAGCGCCAGGTAGACATTGACCAGCTTCTGGCGGAACAGCCGGTCGAAATCGGAATCGTTTTCGCTGTTGAAATCGTCGTCGTACCACCAGAACCAGTCTGAACCTTCGGCCTGGAAAAGCTGGCGGCGCGCCGCGGCGATTTTTTCCGGCGGCATGTTGCCGGCCTGGCGGACGGTTTCGAAATGGCTGCGCGTCCGGTCGACCAGCGACCAGGCGCGGTTTTCCTCGGGCCCGCCGATCCAGATCCGGTAATTGGCATTGATCCAACTGCCGCTGTGCAGCTTGGTCAGGGTCTGTTTCGGCGGCGCCTCGCGTAGCGCCTGGCCCATCGACACCGGCCGGAAGCGCTTGTCCTGCAACAGCGTCTGATACAAACCGTCGAGGAACGCTTCGCCGCCGTCGCGGTAGTATTCCCAGGGGTTTTCGCCGTCGAGCACGACGTTGACCAGGCCGTCCGGCGCGCTTTCCGCGATGCGGCCCAAATGACCGGCGAAATCGAGAATCGCCGTCCGCGGATCGTTTTTCGCGTAAGTGAAGCCGATCAAATCCGACAAGTAACGATCGCGGAAAAAGACGCAGATCTGCGAGCCCTTGTATTCGGCCCGGTACGGCTCGAACAACCGCTGTCGCGAGGAGCCGTCGCCCAGGCTGCGGAAGAGGATGGCCTCGTCGGTGGCGATCCATTCCAGACCGGCGTCGGCGAGGTGTGGAATGATTTCCGGGCAGACCGAACCTTCGCTGGGCCACATGC includes:
- a CDS encoding DUF1926 domain-containing protein encodes the protein MQNDKIRLTFGIHDHQPVGNFGHVLEDAYEKCYRPFLEILKLHPTIRTSLHHSGCLLEWIEQNHPEYVDRLAELVENGQVEILGGGFYEPILSAVPFDDAVEQLTLMNDWAKRRLGHNVRGIWLTERIWEPSLPVLLRQAGVEFTIVDETHFRFAGIPKEKIIGYYVTERHGYTTAIFPIDRVLRYKIPFDMPDKIVAYLRDLKNRFNNPVATYADDGEKFGVWPETYEWVYGKGWLEKFLTAVEESGDLETVHFSTVLDNDPPTGRMYLPTASYHEMTEWSLPVDAGIELNKLHQEAKRDGSWEHISPFIRGGFWDNFLSKYQEANRLHKRMVRASRKTVAALKKAPQDPAALAARRDALRGQCNCAYWHGLFGGLYLNYLRRGVASELYAAEKKADQILGLPNLETVDHDGDGVPEIVIDTPHLLVVLKPGYGGSVYEFVDRRTGHNLTDVLTRRREIYHDKITITPTTNGQPKSIHDIVRTKEEGLANLLFYDWFTRYSSLDHFLAPWSNAASFATCRYGELGDFINQPFRVLRAAREGDELVVEFERQGGLYPGGVKTPVTLHKRFVIPLDRAAMSVATTVTNHGGDLEFWLARQWNLTLLAADAPDRWLAVGEKQFKMNESGLHESVSAFAVHDDWQNLRAEFRSPDPFELWHFPVETVSQSEGGFERTYQGTAVALSNRFFLRQGEARTLTVEISMTERR